Proteins co-encoded in one Bradyrhizobium sp. 170 genomic window:
- a CDS encoding peroxiredoxin, with protein MTIQVGDKLPEAKFRVMTAEGPQVKTTDDIFKGKKVALFAVPGAYTGTCHKMHLPSIFLNAYAIKDKGVSTIAIVSVNDAFVMNAWKRDTDQRDEAVFLADGNADFTKAIGMELDASGNGLGIRSKRYSMLVDDGVVKKLNLEPAPGKVEVSGGDTLLGQL; from the coding sequence ATGACGATCCAAGTTGGCGACAAGCTGCCGGAAGCCAAGTTTCGCGTGATGACGGCGGAAGGTCCGCAGGTCAAAACCACCGACGATATTTTCAAGGGCAAGAAGGTGGCGCTTTTTGCGGTGCCCGGCGCCTATACCGGCACCTGCCACAAGATGCACCTGCCGAGCATCTTCCTCAACGCCTATGCCATCAAGGACAAGGGCGTGAGCACCATCGCCATCGTCTCCGTCAACGACGCCTTCGTCATGAACGCCTGGAAGCGCGACACCGACCAGCGCGACGAAGCCGTATTCCTCGCCGACGGCAATGCCGACTTCACCAAGGCGATCGGCATGGAGCTCGACGCCTCCGGCAACGGCCTCGGCATCCGCTCCAAGCGCTACTCGATGCTGGTCGACGACGGCGTGGTGAAGAAGCTCAACCTCGAGCCGGCGCCGGGCAAGGTCGAGGTTTCCGGCGGCGATACGCTGCTGGGGCAGCTGTAA
- the rnhA gene encoding ribonuclease HI has translation MSELPHVTVFTDGACSGNPGPGGWGAILRFGDKEKELKGGEAHTTNNRMELMAAISALEALKKPCVVDLTTDSQYVRQGITAWIHGWKKNGWRTSDKKPVKNVELWQRLDAALKPHQVRWHWIKGHAGHAENERADQLAREGVAMARLQERVGK, from the coding sequence TTGAGCGAACTGCCTCACGTGACGGTGTTCACCGACGGCGCCTGCTCGGGCAATCCCGGCCCCGGCGGCTGGGGCGCCATCCTGAGATTCGGCGACAAAGAGAAGGAACTGAAGGGCGGCGAGGCTCACACCACCAACAACCGCATGGAGCTGATGGCGGCGATCTCGGCGCTGGAAGCGCTGAAGAAGCCGTGCGTGGTCGACCTCACCACCGACAGCCAGTACGTGCGCCAGGGCATCACCGCCTGGATCCACGGCTGGAAGAAAAACGGCTGGCGGACATCAGACAAGAAGCCGGTCAAGAATGTTGAACTATGGCAGCGGCTCGATGCCGCGCTGAAACCGCATCAGGTGCGCTGGCACTGGATCAAGGGCCACGCCGGCCACGCCGAAAACGAGCGCGCCGATCAGCTGGCGCGTGAGGGCGTGGCGATGGCGCGGTTACAGGAGAGGGTGGGGAAGTAG
- a CDS encoding DUF924 family protein, producing the protein MVEASVTPAGILAFWRDAGPKRWYTRNDAFDAEVRQRFLGLWQKAAAGDLSSWEASDDGALALVIVLDQFPRNMFRGDIRTYASDAEAREVAHRAIERGVDTRIDGALREFLYLPFMHSEHLADQLRCIELSRAAGHTESLKWAERHADIIRRFGRFPHRNHILGRATTPEEQVFLDEGGFSP; encoded by the coding sequence ATGGTTGAAGCTTCCGTCACGCCCGCCGGTATTTTGGCCTTCTGGCGTGACGCCGGCCCCAAGCGCTGGTACACGCGCAACGACGCGTTCGACGCAGAAGTGCGCCAGCGCTTTCTCGGGCTGTGGCAAAAGGCGGCGGCGGGCGACTTATCGTCATGGGAAGCAAGCGATGACGGCGCGCTGGCGCTCGTCATCGTGCTCGACCAGTTTCCCCGCAACATGTTCCGCGGCGATATCAGGACCTATGCCAGCGACGCCGAGGCGCGCGAGGTGGCGCATCGCGCCATCGAACGCGGCGTGGACACGCGGATCGATGGCGCTCTACGTGAATTCCTCTATCTGCCCTTCATGCATTCGGAGCATCTGGCCGACCAGTTGCGCTGCATCGAGCTGTCACGCGCGGCCGGTCATACCGAAAGCCTGAAATGGGCCGAACGCCACGCCGATATCATCCGCCGCTTCGGGCGCTTTCCTCACCGCAACCACATTTTGGGCCGCGCGACCACGCCAGAGGAGCAGGTCTTCCTGGACGAAGGCGGCTTTTCGCCGTGA
- a CDS encoding homoserine kinase has translation MAVYTDVAAEDLAEFLTGYDIGELLSYKGIAEGVENSNFLLHTSKGAFILTLYEKRVAVDDLPYFLSLMAHLAERGVRCPQPARNRKGEVYSELVGRPAAIINFLEGVWPRRPNASHCTGVGEALAKMHLAGRDFPMFRKNPLSVEGWRPLFDLAAPRADGVAPGLQDFIARELDHLEACWPKDLPPGVIHADLFPDNVFFLGDKLSGLIDFPFSCNDMLAYDVAICLNAWCFEADHSFNVTKARALLNAYGRERQLSEAEQEALPLLARGAALRFLLTRLVDFLNVPPGALVKPKDPLEYVRKLRFHQNVASVRDYGLTQPGCVA, from the coding sequence ATGGCGGTTTACACCGACGTCGCCGCCGAAGACCTCGCGGAGTTCCTGACAGGCTACGACATCGGCGAGTTGCTCTCCTACAAGGGCATCGCCGAGGGCGTCGAGAATTCCAACTTCCTGCTGCATACCAGCAAGGGCGCGTTCATCCTCACGCTCTATGAAAAGCGCGTGGCGGTGGATGACCTGCCGTATTTCCTGTCGCTGATGGCGCATCTGGCCGAGCGCGGCGTGCGTTGCCCGCAGCCGGCGAGGAATCGCAAGGGCGAGGTCTACAGCGAACTGGTCGGGCGTCCCGCGGCGATCATCAACTTCCTCGAAGGCGTGTGGCCGCGGCGGCCCAATGCCTCCCATTGCACCGGCGTCGGAGAAGCGCTCGCGAAGATGCATCTGGCGGGGCGGGATTTTCCGATGTTCCGCAAGAATCCGCTGTCGGTCGAGGGCTGGCGGCCGCTGTTCGATCTCGCAGCCCCGCGTGCCGATGGCGTCGCGCCCGGCTTGCAGGATTTCATCGCGCGTGAGCTCGATCATCTCGAAGCGTGCTGGCCGAAAGATCTGCCGCCCGGCGTCATCCATGCCGACCTGTTTCCCGACAACGTGTTCTTCCTCGGCGACAAATTGTCGGGGCTGATCGACTTCCCGTTCTCCTGCAATGACATGCTGGCCTACGACGTCGCGATCTGCCTGAACGCGTGGTGCTTCGAGGCGGATCATTCCTTCAACGTCACCAAGGCCCGCGCACTGCTCAATGCCTATGGCCGCGAGCGCCAATTGTCTGAGGCCGAGCAGGAGGCGCTGCCGCTATTGGCGCGCGGCGCGGCGCTGCGTTTCCTGCTGACGCGGCTGGTCGATTTCCTCAACGTGCCGCCGGGCGCGCTGGTCAAGCCAAAAGACCCGCTCGAATATGTCCGCAAGCTGCGCTTCCACCAGAATGTCGCGAGCGTGCGCGATTACGGCCTGACCCAGCCAGGATGCGTCGCTTGA
- a CDS encoding D-alanyl-D-alanine carboxypeptidase family protein codes for MTPRAVHAEALLVVEADTGKVLQADNATMPWYPASVTKIMTAYVTLKAVKEGRLSLDTVLTVSPVAASQSPSKMGFRPGIQVTVDNALKMMMVKSANDMAVVLAEGVGGSVDGFSGMMNQTAQKLGMTQTSYVNPNGLPADGQITSARDLAILARAVIRDLPEYEYFMQIPSIRYGRRVTQNFNKLIGRYPGADGFKTGFICASGYNLVASATRNGKRLIAVVLGASSGQARAVRAAQLLERGFGGNGLGWLKPALGTVDSLVPIDATPPNLREEMCNGKRKRPATDEDEDVVAANASASGGESAVTFFTAGLQPPMAKPSDLMAAAAAPSEPIPVYTGPTKTGPALIAAVAADTEKQTPARRGKTSKIAAKKPAAAPKAEASAKPAAKPAAVRHANARPEAAAKPAATADRKPAAKPAAAAAGDKPAPKPAKPKAAAKPKGETKPAG; via the coding sequence ATGACGCCGCGCGCCGTGCACGCCGAAGCGCTGCTGGTCGTCGAAGCCGATACCGGCAAGGTCCTGCAGGCCGACAACGCCACCATGCCCTGGTATCCCGCCTCGGTGACCAAGATCATGACGGCCTACGTCACACTGAAGGCGGTGAAGGAAGGGCGTCTGTCGCTCGACACCGTGCTGACGGTGTCGCCGGTCGCAGCCTCGCAGTCGCCGTCCAAGATGGGTTTTCGTCCGGGCATTCAGGTCACCGTCGACAACGCGCTGAAGATGATGATGGTGAAGTCGGCCAACGACATGGCCGTGGTGCTCGCCGAAGGCGTCGGCGGATCGGTCGACGGCTTCTCCGGCATGATGAACCAGACCGCGCAAAAGCTCGGCATGACGCAGACGAGCTACGTCAATCCCAACGGCCTGCCGGCAGACGGACAGATCACCTCGGCGCGCGATCTCGCGATCCTGGCGCGCGCGGTCATTCGCGACCTGCCGGAATACGAATATTTCATGCAAATTCCCTCGATCCGTTACGGTCGCAGGGTGACGCAGAATTTCAACAAGCTGATCGGACGCTATCCGGGCGCCGACGGTTTCAAGACCGGCTTCATCTGCGCTTCCGGCTACAATCTGGTCGCCTCCGCGACACGCAACGGCAAGCGGCTGATCGCTGTCGTGCTCGGCGCATCCTCGGGGCAGGCGCGCGCGGTTCGCGCGGCGCAATTGCTGGAGCGCGGCTTCGGCGGCAACGGGCTGGGCTGGCTGAAGCCCGCGCTCGGCACCGTCGACAGTCTGGTTCCGATCGATGCGACGCCGCCGAACCTGCGCGAAGAGATGTGCAACGGCAAGCGCAAGCGGCCGGCCACCGACGAGGACGAGGACGTCGTCGCTGCCAATGCCAGCGCTTCGGGTGGCGAGAGCGCCGTGACGTTCTTCACCGCCGGACTGCAGCCGCCGATGGCCAAGCCCTCGGACTTGATGGCTGCGGCGGCCGCGCCCTCAGAGCCGATCCCGGTCTATACCGGGCCGACCAAGACCGGCCCCGCCTTGATCGCGGCCGTTGCGGCGGACACCGAAAAGCAGACGCCGGCAAGGCGCGGCAAGACATCGAAGATTGCAGCGAAGAAGCCCGCCGCCGCCCCCAAGGCTGAAGCCAGCGCCAAGCCGGCCGCCAAGCCGGCGGCGGTCAGGCATGCGAACGCCAGGCCGGAGGCCGCTGCCAAGCCGGCTGCCACGGCCGACAGAAAGCCAGCCGCCAAGCCTGCCGCCGCCGCCGCCGGGGACAAGCCCGCGCCGAAGCCGGCCAAGCCGAAGGCCGCCGCCAAGCCCAAAGGCGAAACCAAGCCGGCTGGTTAA
- a CDS encoding long-chain fatty acid--CoA ligase, producing the protein MERIWLKQYPAGVPADIEVTQYSSLVELLEESFAKFADRKAFICMDKSISYRDLDDMSAALGAYLQSKGLQKGARVALMMPNVLQYPVSTAAVLRAGYAVVNVNPLYTPRELEHQLKDSGAEAIIVLENFATTVQQVIARTAVKHVIVGSMGDLLGFKGVIVNLVVRKVKKMVPAWSIPGAVSFNDALAAGRGKKLDKPKLTLDDVAFLQYTGGTTGVSKGATLLHRNILANVLQNDAWLQPALKKPPVVDQMIIVCALPLYHIFALTACYLLGVRAGGTNLLIPNPRDMAGFVKELSKYQVSFFPAVNTLYNGLLNTPGFDKLDFSKLKISNGGGMATQKPVAEKWLKTTGCALSEGYGLSETSPTLTCNRADIEEFSGTIGLPVPSTYISIRDDDGKEVPLGEAGEICAKGPQVMAGYWNRPDETANVMTADGFFRTGDIGVMDERGYTKIVDRKKDMILVSGFNVYPNEIEEVIASHAGVLECAVIGVADAKSGEAVKAFIVKKDPNLTADDVIKYCGTQLTAYKVPKQIEFRTDLPKTNVGKILRRELRDEKKAAA; encoded by the coding sequence ATGGAGCGGATCTGGCTCAAGCAATATCCGGCCGGCGTGCCAGCCGATATCGAGGTCACTCAGTACTCATCGCTGGTCGAGCTGCTGGAAGAAAGCTTTGCGAAGTTCGCCGACCGCAAGGCGTTCATCTGCATGGACAAGTCGATCAGCTACCGCGACCTCGACGACATGTCGGCCGCGCTCGGCGCCTATCTGCAGAGCAAGGGCCTGCAAAAGGGCGCCCGCGTCGCGCTGATGATGCCGAACGTGCTGCAATACCCGGTCTCGACCGCCGCCGTGCTGCGCGCAGGCTACGCGGTGGTGAACGTCAACCCGCTCTACACCCCGCGCGAACTCGAGCATCAGCTCAAGGATTCCGGTGCGGAAGCGATCATCGTTCTGGAGAATTTCGCCACCACCGTGCAGCAGGTGATCGCGAGGACCGCGGTCAAGCACGTGATCGTCGGCAGCATGGGCGACCTCCTTGGCTTCAAGGGCGTGATCGTCAATCTGGTGGTCCGCAAGGTGAAGAAGATGGTGCCGGCCTGGTCGATTCCGGGCGCGGTCTCGTTCAATGATGCGCTCGCCGCCGGCCGCGGCAAGAAGCTCGACAAGCCGAAGCTCACGCTCGATGACGTCGCCTTCCTGCAGTACACCGGCGGCACCACCGGCGTCTCCAAGGGCGCCACGCTGCTCCACCGCAACATCCTCGCCAACGTGCTGCAGAACGACGCCTGGCTGCAGCCGGCGCTGAAGAAGCCGCCGGTTGTCGACCAGATGATCATCGTCTGCGCGCTGCCGCTCTATCACATCTTTGCACTGACCGCGTGCTACCTCCTGGGAGTGCGCGCCGGCGGCACCAATCTGCTGATTCCCAACCCGCGCGACATGGCCGGCTTCGTCAAGGAGTTGTCGAAGTACCAAGTCAGCTTTTTCCCGGCCGTCAACACGCTCTACAACGGCCTGTTGAACACACCGGGGTTCGACAAGCTCGATTTCTCCAAACTGAAGATCTCCAATGGTGGCGGCATGGCGACGCAAAAGCCCGTGGCCGAGAAATGGCTGAAGACCACCGGCTGCGCACTGTCGGAGGGCTACGGCCTGTCCGAGACCTCGCCGACGCTGACCTGCAATCGCGCCGACATCGAGGAGTTCTCCGGTACGATCGGCCTTCCGGTCCCCTCGACCTACATCTCGATCCGCGACGACGACGGCAAGGAAGTGCCGCTCGGCGAAGCCGGCGAGATCTGCGCCAAGGGCCCGCAGGTGATGGCCGGCTACTGGAACCGCCCGGATGAGACCGCGAACGTGATGACCGCGGACGGCTTCTTCCGCACCGGCGACATCGGCGTGATGGACGAACGGGGCTACACCAAGATCGTCGACCGCAAGAAGGACATGATCCTGGTTTCCGGCTTCAACGTCTATCCAAACGAGATCGAGGAAGTGATCGCAAGCCATGCCGGCGTGCTGGAATGTGCCGTGATCGGCGTCGCCGACGCGAAATCGGGCGAGGCGGTGAAGGCGTTCATCGTCAAGAAGGACCCGAACCTGACCGCCGACGACGTCATCAAGTACTGCGGCACGCAGCTCACCGCCTACAAGGTCCCCAAGCAGATCGAGTTCAGGACCGATCTGCCCAAGACCAATGTCGGCAAGATCCTGCGCCGCGAACTGCGCGACGAGAAGAAGGCCGCGGCGTAA